Proteins encoded in a region of the Triticum dicoccoides isolate Atlit2015 ecotype Zavitan chromosome 3A, WEW_v2.0, whole genome shotgun sequence genome:
- the LOC119266733 gene encoding E3 ubiquitin-protein ligase SINA-like 2 → MDGSSSSKRKAEAQREGESSAKRLNVTVGMEHLDCPICLKPLRPPILQCSVGHFVCSHCCTHQLDGKCHLCSVETTFERCFGMEHVVESVTVACSNEMYGCAETVTYYKKEEHKEACPYAPCFCPEPGCGFAGPTKVLLEHFTTQHKCPLTTLPDSGTVSLCLQPGLHVLQCTRNSYFFLLSMASEPFGHVISVVCVKPNRRKSKFTCNLSYDCITTGCCGSTNCHIRSSSLSDGLPTVYDLILPKGKVSDDANGIMLRATINQQTLSHSRSCFRGKGPTSALQHRPDTCDEDDDDDIPKSHRRSHPAKEEEEEVEEDENDEDNEEEEEDERPLSVRRSHLAEEEEEEDERPLSLRRSHPAVQLRPNTYHDDGQVEEDEEDARPVSVSRPRVRGTAPARVVLQSDTDDEDYFPIAFRSARLQGTPPAPAVQERHYFDTSDEDDLPIAFRPFIRGTT, encoded by the exons ATGGATGGCAGTAGCTCCAGCAAGAGAAAAGCCGAAGCGCagcgagagggagagagcagcGCCAAAAGGCTGAATgtcactgtggggatggagcaccTTGACTGCCCCATCTGCTTGAAGCCCCTCAGGCCTCCAATACTCCAG TGCTCCGTGGGGCATTTCGTATGCTCGCATTGCTGTACGCATCAATTGGATGGCAAGTGCCATTTATGCTCTGTAGAGACTACATTCGAGCGCTGCTTTGGGATGGAACATGTTGTCGAGTCAGTCACAGTAGCTTGCTCCAATGAGATGTACGGATGTGCCGAGACAGTCACCTACTACAAGAAAGAAGAGCACAAGGAGGCATGCCCATACGCCCCATGCTTCTGCCCAGAGCCTGGTTGTGGCTTCGCTGGACCAACAAAGGTGCTCCTGGAACATTTCACGACCCAGCACAAGTGTCCATTGACAACCCTCCCAGACTCTGGCACAGTGTCTCTCTGCCTGCAGCCGGGCTTACATGTTTTGCAATGCACCAGGAACAGCTACTTTTTCTTGCTCAGCATGGCATCAGAGCCTTTTGGACATGTCATCTCAGTCGTCTGTGTCAAACCAAACAGGAGGAAATCGAAGTTCACATGTAATCTGAGTTACGACTGCATAACAACTGGCTGTTGTGGAAGTACAAACTGCCACATAAGGAGCTCTTCACTCTCTGATGGGCTTCCGACAGTGTATGACTTAATACTTCCCAAGGGAAAGGTTTCTGACGATGCAAACGGTATCATGCTTAGAGCCACCATTAATCAGCAAACTTTAAGTCACAGCAGATCTTGTTTTCGAGGGAAGGGCCCAACTTCTGCACTTCAACATAGGCCCGATACttgtgatgaggatgatgatgatgatataccTAAAAGTCATAGAAGATCTCACCCTgctaaggaggaggaggaggaggtggaggaggacgaGAATGATGAggacaatgaggaggaggaggaagatgaaagacctttaagtgtcagaagatccCACCttgctgaggaggaggaggaggaggatgaacgaCCTTTAAGTCTCAGAAGATCTCACCCTGCTGTtcaactaaggcccaatacttatcATGATGATGGGCaggtggaggaggacgaggaggatgcTAGACCTGTAAGTGTCAGCAGACCCCGTGTTCGAGGAACGGCTCCGGCTCGTGTTGTTCTACAATCTGATACCGATGATGAGGATTATTTTCCTATAGCTTTCAGAAGTGCCCGTCTCCAAGGAACGCCTCCAGCTCCTGCAGTTCAAGAAAGGCACTATTTTGACACCAGTGATGAGGATGATTTACCTATAGCTTTCAGACCCTTTATTCGAGGAACGACTTAG